The genome window GCGACACAGTAACAGGTTCCGAAACAATACCACTTTCAAATTTTTTCACTTTACGTACGCGATCCGCTTGACGTTCGATAGACATATTTTTATGAATAAAACCGATACCGCCTTCTTGTGCTAAAGAAATCGCTAATTTAGTTTCTGTGACAGTATCCATTGCGGCGGAAAGCATTGGGATATTTAAACGAATTTCTTTAGTAAGTTGAGTAGAAAGATCAGCAGTATTTGGAAGCACAGTGGAGTGTGCAGGGACGAGAAGAACATCATCAAATGTGAGGGCTTCTTGTTTGATACGTAGCATCGCAATAGTTCCTTTAAAAATTATTGAAAATAAAAATAGGTATGGGAAAAATTGCGAGCGGATTATACAGAGGTTTCTTTTTTTTGTAAATTTGAATTTTGGGCAAACGTTTGCTTTTGTTTAAAATTTAACTGTTATTTTTAATTTATTTAGCTTATTACAAAAATTTAACTTTCCAATCGCTTTTCTCTCTTGAATTGAGATAAATTGCCCTTATTATGGTAAACTGTATTTTTAAATTATAGATAAGAGATTATAAAGGATGGGCAGAAAAAGAAGTGCCAGTTCATCTCGTTGGTTGGCGGAGCATTTTAAAGATCAGTTCGTGCAAAAAGCACATAAACAAAAATTACGTTCACGAGCTTATTTTAAATTAGATGAAATTCAGCAGACTGATCGTTTATTTAAACCGGGAATGACAGTCGTTGACTTAGGGCCGCACCGGCGGCTGGTCGCAATATGCGGTCACGCAAATTGGTAGTAAAGGGCGTATTATCGCTTGCGATATCTTAGATATGAATCCAATTGTTGGTGTGGATTTTTTGCAAGGCGATTTCCGAGAAGAGTCGGTGTTAAATGCTTTATTAGAGCGTGTCGGCGATGATATGGTCGATGTGGTTATGTCGGATATGGCACCGAATTTCAGCGGTATGCCGTCAGTTGATATTCCACGAGCAATGTATTTAGTAGAATTAGCCTTAGATATGTGCCGTCAGGTACTTGCACCTAAAGGCAGTTTTGTGGTCAAAGTGTTCCAAGGTGAAGGCTTTGATGATTATTTAAGAGATATTCGTGCAATGTTTAGCACAGTAAAAGTGCGTAAACCTGAAGCTTCTCGAGATCGTTCAAGAGAAGTTTATATTGTAGCAACGGGTTATAAAGGCTAATAAGCGGTTAAAAATTGCAAAGCGTTTGCAAAAATCTGACCGCTTGTTATCGAGTGATATAACAAGTTTTTTTATTCTAAAAGAGGAAATTAACCTTGAGCGATATGGTTAAAAATATTGTCCTTTGGGTAGTGGTTGCAGTTGTTTTAATGACTGCCTTTGAGGGCTTTAACTCAAATTTTGGTAACAACAATACGGTTGCTTATTCGACTTTTTTAAATGATATTAAATCAAATAATTTGAAAGAAGTGGATTTCAAACGTAATGATGAAACCATCTCCGTTACTAAAAACGATGGTACGCAATACCAAACCGTAATGCCGATGTATGACGAATACTTATTGGCTGATCTTGCGAAAACAAATGCAACGGTCACCGGTCAACCGGAAGAACGCCGTGGTTTGTTATCTCAAATCTTGATTTCTTGGTTCCCGATGTTAATGCTAATCGGCTTTTGGTTGTTTTATATGCGTCAAATGCAAGGCGGTGGCGGTCGTGGTGCGATGAGTTTTGGTAAGAGCAAAGCGAAAATGCTGACTGCTGAGCAAGTTAAAACACGCTTTACCGATGTAGCTGGTTGTGATGAAGCTAAAGAAGAAGTCGGCGAAGTGGTGGATTTCTTAAAAGATCCGAGTAAATTCCAAAAACTGGGTGGACGTATCCCAAAAGGTATTTTAATGGTTGGTCCTCCTGGTACAGGTAAAACCTTATTAGCGAAAGCGATTGCCGGTGAAGCTGGCGTGCCATTCTTTACGATGGCGGGTTCTGATTTCGTAGAAATGTTTGTTGGTGTTGGTGCTTCTCGTGTACGTGATCTTTTTGAGCAAGCGAAGAAAAATGCACCTTGTATCATTTTTATCGATGAAATTGATGCGGTCGGTCGTAAACGTGGTGGTGCAGGTTTTAGCGGTGGCCATGATGAGCGTGAACAAACCCTTAACCAGATGTTAGTTGAGATGGACGGTTTTGAAGGTTCAGAAGGCGTGATTATTATCGGCGCAACGAACCGTGCGGATGTGCTTGATGACGCATTAACCCGTCCGGGACGTTTTGACCGTCAAGTCACGGTAGATTTACCGAATGTGAAAGGTCGTGAGCAAATCTTAAAAGTGCATATGAAAAAAGTGCCGCTTGCACCGGATGTTGATCCTATGATTGTAGCTCGTGGTACACCGGGCTATTCAGGTGCGCAATTAGCAAACTTAGTTAATGAAGTCGCTTTATTTGCCGCACGTAAAAATCAACGTGTTGTAACCATGGATGACTTTGAAAAAGCTCGTGACAAAATCAATATGGGGCCGGAGCGTCGTTCAAATACGATGACCGAAAAAGAATTGATGAATACCGCTTATCACGAAGCCGGTCACGTGATTGTCGGTTATTTAATGCCTGAACATGATCCGCTCAATAAAGTAACCATTGTGCCTCGTGGCCAAGCACTTGGTTTTGCACAATTTTTACCGGAAGGTGACCGTGTAAGTGAAACCTTTACCAAATTGGAAAGCCAGCTTTCAACCTTATTTGCAGGACGAATTGCCGAAGGACTTATTTTTGGTGAAGATAAAATTACTACTGGTGCGTCTTCGGATATTCATCGTGCAACGCAAATTGCTCGTGCAATGGTAACCCAATGGGGCTTCTCTAAAGAGTTAGGTCCGCTGTTCTATCAAAATGAAGACGGTATGGGGGCAATCAAAGGCGTATCGGAAGAGTCGCAAAAATTGATTGACCAAGAGATGCGTAAAATCATTGATCGTAACTACGAGCGTGCGAAGAAAACCTTAGAAGACAATATGGATATTTTACATGCGATGAAAGACGCATTGTTAAAATATGAAACCTT of Actinobacillus arthritidis contains these proteins:
- the ftsH gene encoding ATP-dependent zinc metalloprotease FtsH, whose protein sequence is MVKNIVLWVVVAVVLMTAFEGFNSNFGNNNTVAYSTFLNDIKSNNLKEVDFKRNDETISVTKNDGTQYQTVMPMYDEYLLADLAKTNATVTGQPEERRGLLSQILISWFPMLMLIGFWLFYMRQMQGGGGRGAMSFGKSKAKMLTAEQVKTRFTDVAGCDEAKEEVGEVVDFLKDPSKFQKLGGRIPKGILMVGPPGTGKTLLAKAIAGEAGVPFFTMAGSDFVEMFVGVGASRVRDLFEQAKKNAPCIIFIDEIDAVGRKRGGAGFSGGHDEREQTLNQMLVEMDGFEGSEGVIIIGATNRADVLDDALTRPGRFDRQVTVDLPNVKGREQILKVHMKKVPLAPDVDPMIVARGTPGYSGAQLANLVNEVALFAARKNQRVVTMDDFEKARDKINMGPERRSNTMTEKELMNTAYHEAGHVIVGYLMPEHDPLNKVTIVPRGQALGFAQFLPEGDRVSETFTKLESQLSTLFAGRIAEGLIFGEDKITTGASSDIHRATQIARAMVTQWGFSKELGPLFYQNEDGMGAIKGVSEESQKLIDQEMRKIIDRNYERAKKTLEDNMDILHAMKDALLKYETLDRKQIDDLMNRRPVGEPAGWNDKGDNSSSNDSNTVQKTDTDSKPTETSHSDAEVADKQADA